The DNA sequence CGAATAGACGACGAGGTAGTCATCTGTAATCTCGGAGACGATCGCGTCGATTTGTTCTTTTGTAGTAATACCCTGGTAGGTCTTCTTGATATGGAACGCTATCTTCAGGTTGTCGTATTGTGAAAGGACGGCATCAAGTAGCCGCTTGGCAGTACGGCCCGTACCGTCGGAGATAATGATGATGTTTTTGCCTTTGTCCATAGAGTAGTTGCTCCTCGATTACAACGATATCAATTGCGGCGCTCAAAACAAAGGCTTTGTTGGGCAGCCGGGGGATAGCATAAATTGGATTAGAGATTGAAAGGAAGAGTTGATATGGCAACAGGGTTCATTGGCTTGGGCAATCTTGGGCGCGCTATTGCGCAACGACTGATTGATTGCGGTCAGGAATTGGTAGCATACAATCGCACGGCATCGAAAGCCGAAGGACTAAAGGCGCGAGTTGTTACCAACATCGACGAATTGTTACCGAGCTGCCCGACGGTGATGCTTTGCCTGTTCGATAGTAAAGCAGTTGCTGAGATACTACCGCAAGCTTTGGCTCTCCAGCCAAAGGGCCGGCTTGTAATCGATTTGAGTACGAATCATCATCGGCAAGTGCTCGACTTCCATCGCGTGTGCGCCGATGCCGGCTGTGAGTATCTTGAGTCACCCGTATTGGGAAGTGTCATTCCGGCTTTGCGTGGTGAGTTGACAGTGCTCGCGAGTGGAACTCACTCTACATTCGAGAGAGGAAAGCCGATGCTGGACATCATCGGCAAGACTATACATTTCCTACCACAGCCCGGCACAGCGACGCGAATGAAGCTAATCAACAATCATCTTCTCGGTACATTCATGGCGGCGATTGCGGAAGCAACCACACTGAGTGTACGAGCGGGCATTTCGCGCGAGCAGGCAATTGCAATCTTAAGCGGCGGTGCAGGCAATTCTGCAGTCTTCAATGCAAAACGGGAAAAGTTACTCAACGATGACTACTCGCCGCATTTTTCTGCGGCACTGATTCAAAAGGATCTCGGCTATCTGCTGGAGTTGGCGGACGAAACTGGAATGGAAACTTTGTTGGCGCGAACCTCGAAGAGCTTATATGACCGAACAATGAATGATAATCCGCACGAGATTGACTTCTCGGCGGTGATGAAGTATCTGAAGTGAACAACGAGTTAGCTGATCAGAGTTTGATCGTCTTTGCGGCGCGACATTGACGCAAGCACAACTGCAATAATTGGCAACACGATCATCACGATCACAAGCGCTGCCGGCAGAAGCCCCAACATGCCGCCACGAAGGAAGTTCGTAAATCCAAGAACGGATGAAAGTACTAAAACCCAGAAAAATAGTGTGATTCCAAGTAGTACGGTAGCTGCGCCCATCAATCTATTACGGTGAACCAAGTTAGTCTCCT is a window from the bacterium genome containing:
- a CDS encoding NAD(P)-dependent oxidoreductase, yielding MATGFIGLGNLGRAIAQRLIDCGQELVAYNRTASKAEGLKARVVTNIDELLPSCPTVMLCLFDSKAVAEILPQALALQPKGRLVIDLSTNHHRQVLDFHRVCADAGCEYLESPVLGSVIPALRGELTVLASGTHSTFERGKPMLDIIGKTIHFLPQPGTATRMKLINNHLLGTFMAAIAEATTLSVRAGISREQAIAILSGGAGNSAVFNAKREKLLNDDYSPHFSAALIQKDLGYLLELADETGMETLLARTSKSLYDRTMNDNPHEIDFSAVMKYLK